The Deltaproteobacteria bacterium region TCATCATCTACGAGCGCATCCGCGAGGAGCTGGCGGTCGGCAAGTCGCCCCGCGCGGCGATCCGCACCGGCTTCAACAAGGCGCTCTGGACGATCCTCGACGCGCAGATCACGACGCTGCTCGTGGCGCTGGTGCTCTACCAGTACGGCACCGGGCCGATCAAGGGCTTCGCGGTCTCGCTCTCGATCGGCATCCTGACCAGCGTGTTCACGTCGATCGTGATCCCGCGCCTGCTCTTCGAGCTCTATCCCGGCAACCGGCCCGTGCAGGCCCTGTCGATCTGAGGAAACCGAACGTGCCCACCCAGATCATCCCGCCGGACACGAAGATCGACTTCCTCGGCAAGGCCCGGCTCGCCGTCACCGTGTCGGTGCTGATCATCCTGGCCGGCCTCGCCTCGGCGCTGATCCAGGGCGTGCGCTGGGGCATCGACTTCGCGGGCGGCACCGAGATGCAGGTGCGCTTCGAGCAGAAGGTCGAGGACACGGGAGCCGTGCGCGACGCGGTGGAGTCGGTCGGCGTCGCCGAGCCCACCGTGGTGCGGGTCACCGAGGGTGGCCGCGAGGCCTTCACGATCAACTTCGCGAGCAAGGCCGAGGAGGAGGAGAAGCAGGGGCAGATCGCCGACCGCATCCAGGCCGCGCTCGCCGAACAGGTGGGCCCGGTCGAGGTGGAGCGCGTCGAGTTCGTGGGCCCCAAGGTGGGCGCGGAGCTGCGCCGCGACGGCACCCAGGCGATGCTGATCTCGGGGGTCCTGATCCTGCTCTACGTGGGCCTGCGCTTCAACCTGCAGTTCGCGCCGGGCGGCGTGGTGGCGCTGATCCACGACGTGCTCGTGACGGCGTCGATCTGGCAGCTCCTCGGCCAGACCTTCGACCTGCAGGTCCTGGCCGCGCTGCTCGCGATCATCGGCTACAGCATCAACGACACGATCGTGATCTTCGACCGCATCCGCGAGATGATCTCGACCCACACCACCCACGACATCGTCGAGGTCACGAATCGCGCGGTGAACCTGACGCTCTCGCGGACGATCCTGACCTCGTTGCTGACGATGCTCTCGGTGATCGCCCTGCTGGCCTTCGCCGGCCCGGTGGTCTTCCCCTTCACCGCGACGATGGGGATCGGGATCATCGTAGGCTGCTACTCGACGGTGTACATCGCGTCGCCGGTGATGCTGCTGATGGAGCGCTGGCGCAGCCAACGCGACCCGAAGGCCGGCAAGGCGAAGCCGGGCGGCGGGAAGCGCGCAAAGGCGGCGCGGGCGAACTAGCGGCGGGCTCGCTAGGGCAGCGCCTTCTTCTCGCCGATCGGGGCGACCGAGGCGCCGGGCGAGGGGACCGCGGTCGGGGCCGCGCCCTTCTTCACGCCCATCTCGATCGAGCCGTTCACGACGGCGCCTTCGGCCACCACCAGGCGCGGGGCGCTCACGTCGCCGTTCACGAGCCCGGTGGCCTGGATCTCGATGCGCTCGGTGGCGCTCACGTTGCCGGTCACCTTGCCCACCACCACCACGGTCTTCGCGTGCACCTCGGCGCTCACGCTGCCGTTGGCGCCGATCGTCAGCAGGTTGTTGGGCAGATCGACCCGTCCCTCGACGTGGCCCTCGATGGTCAGATCCTCGTTTCCGCTGAGATCACCCTTGAGGGAGATCGACTTGCCGATGTTCGCCATGGTTCCCCCTGCGACCGGAGTCGCGTACGACGGCTTCGTCTGCGGTTGCGGCTGCGGACCGGCTGCGGGCCGGCTCCCCTCGGCCACGGGCGGCGAGGGGGCGGACGCGCGCGCGGGGGGAGGCGGCGTCCGGGGCGCCGCGGCCGGCTCCCCCGCCGGTGCCCCCTCTCTCGGCGGCCCGCCCTTCGCAGGCCCGCCGCCCGGCGGCCCGCTCCGCGGCGGGTCGGCCAGCGGGGTGTCCTTCCCTCGGTCCTTGCCCCGGTCGAAGAGACCCACGGCGGCTCCGCCCCCCTCTAGAGCGCGCGCATGCTAGCGCAGCGCTCCGTGGTCATCGATGACGATGGCATTGCGCTCGAGGATCGTGCCCTGTGCGCGCTCGAGCTCGGTGATGGCGTTGTGGTACACGCGCTGCGCGAGGATCCGCTGGTTCTCGGCGGTCACCAGGTCCTCCTCGCGCTGGAGCACGTCGAAGGGGGTCGACTCGCCGTACTCGAGCCGCACCCGCTCGGCCCGGAGCTGCTCCTCGGCCGCGGCGACGCCGCGCTCGGCGGCCTCGATGCCTTC contains the following coding sequences:
- a CDS encoding polymer-forming cytoskeletal protein — protein: MANIGKSISLKGDLSGNEDLTIEGHVEGRVDLPNNLLTIGANGSVSAEVHAKTVVVVGKVTGNVSATERIEIQATGLVNGDVSAPRLVVAEGAVVNGSIEMGVKKGAAPTAVPSPGASVAPIGEKKALP
- the secF gene encoding protein translocase subunit SecF, with the translated sequence MPTQIIPPDTKIDFLGKARLAVTVSVLIILAGLASALIQGVRWGIDFAGGTEMQVRFEQKVEDTGAVRDAVESVGVAEPTVVRVTEGGREAFTINFASKAEEEEKQGQIADRIQAALAEQVGPVEVERVEFVGPKVGAELRRDGTQAMLISGVLILLYVGLRFNLQFAPGGVVALIHDVLVTASIWQLLGQTFDLQVLAALLAIIGYSINDTIVIFDRIREMISTHTTHDIVEVTNRAVNLTLSRTILTSLLTMLSVIALLAFAGPVVFPFTATMGIGIIVGCYSTVYIASPVMLLMERWRSQRDPKAGKAKPGGGKRAKAARAN